atgtacaagaaaaaaaagtctctccCCCGCTCTGTACAAAAGTTgctgtctatttttttttccttttttttgtagtttggttttttttgttctgtttttgtgCATTCTATTGCATTTGTAATTTcagggagggtggggggtgggaagaaaaaagccccaaaaaaaagtcatatcTGGGTTTCCTGTACTTTCTCCTTGGTGTGGGTCTGAATTATATAGGGTTCAGAGAGGGTGGTCCCAGGGGGGTGCAGAGAGTTCCCCAAGCTGTTCTCTGTCCAGTGGGCCCCGTGTGCCGGTTTGTAGGTGTTGTAGTTAATGTGGTCATGAATGGCGGGCAGGACGACTGCCCCCTCACCTGATACGCCAGTGGGAGCCGCCGTGGTCGCCGTCGCCGCCGGCGGGATGTCCTCGTCCACCTGGATGATCTCGACCGTCCGTGCAGCCGTCACGGTGCTGCGTTGCTGGTGCCGCTTGCGGAGTTTGTAGAAGACGATGAGCATGGCCGCAGCAAGGAGTGTCACCGCCACGAAGCAACCGATGATGATCTTGGTGGTCTTCATCACCTCGTCCAAGCTGGTCTGCATCTTGTCGCCGGAGTCAGCGGTGGGTACCGCCACCTGCTTGGGCGTCCGCGTGGTCTGGACCAGgacagtggtggtggtggtgtacGCCGGCTGGTAGCCCGTCGACGTGGTGGGCACGGGCTTGGTGAACTTGGGGGAGATGTCCTCCGGGGAGATCTCGGTGGTCTCCACCGTCACGGTGGTGAAGAAGCTGTAGTTGGAGGTGTTGAGCTCGGCCGTGCTCACGTTGAGGTAGGCCGAGGCATTGGAGTTCCCCGCCACGTTGGTCACCATGCAGGTGTAAACCCCGGTGTCCGTCAACAAGACGTGGGAGAAGTTCAAGGTGCCGTCGTTGAGGACGGAGATGCGTGGGTGGCTGGACGCGTGGCTCAAGACTGTCCCGTTAGGCAGCAACCACCTAACAGAGGACATGGAAGGAGTTCGACACTTGAGCTCGGCCACCCGTCCCTCGGAGATGTTGAGGTCCATGGGGGCATCCATGATGAAGGGTGCTGAGCACTGGAAGGAGGTCTGGTCTACCTCCACCAGGAACCTGCCCCGCATGTGCAGGGGGGCATGGCAGCGCCCGCAGCAGGTAGAGTTGGTGGGGATGTACTCCCGCAACCACCACGACAGCCAGAGGATGTCGCAGTCGCAGTCCCAAGGGTTGTGGTGCAGGTGGAGCTCCACCAGGTACCGCAGCGGGGCGAAGAGGtcatggggcagggaggagaggttGTTGTGGGCCAGGTTGAGCTCCACCAGTGCTGTCAGGTCATCGAAGGCATTCCGTTCAATCAAGTTGATCTGTGAGTTCATAATCCAGAGCTTTTTGAGGGACTTGAGCCCATGGAAGGAGCCCGGTTTGATCTCGGGGAAGTTATTGCCCGAcatctccagctcctccagccccaccaaGGGCGTCAGGTTGGGCATGTCCTTAATGTTGCACATCCCCAGGTTCAGGTACTTGAGGTTGTACAACCCCTCAAAAGCCCCCTCAGAGATGTACTCCAGCTTCTTCAGCTCGCCCAGATCCAGGCGCATGAGGGAGGGCACCCGGTTGAAGGCGTACGAGGGGATGCTCTCAATGGGGTTGTTCCTCAACCACAGCTCCCGCAGCTTGGAGAGGTACTCGAAGGCCCCACTGGGGATGACGGTCAACCAGTTGTCAAAGAGCTCCAGGGTGTTGAGGCTGGCCAGCCCGTTGAAAGCCCCCACCTCGATCTGCCGGATGGCGTTCCTGCCCAACTGCAGGACCTCCAGGTGATGCAAGTGGCGGAAAGTATCCGCCTGGATCATCTGGATGTTGTTCTCCATGAGGTTGAGATACCGGGTGTTGGAGGGGATCCCAGGGGGAACCTCAGCGAGGCCACGACGGGTGCAGACCACCTTGCTGAATTGGTTACTGCAGGAGCAAACGGAGGGGCAGCTCTGGGGtccgggggaggcggcggcaACGTATAGAATCCACGCGTGTACCGTCAGGTAGGAGACCAGGGCAGCTCTCcaggcgcggcggcggcggtggtgGTACACAGTTACCTGCCACAAGAGCTTCATGATGTGGCACGTTCATCATTCACCATCGTCTGGGGATGTCGGCGTGAAAAGGAGAACTGGCTcagggcccccccccccctctcctgGCTCCGACAAGCTGGGCCTGGCTggccggaggggggggggtgggggtcgcggtgctgggggggtggggggccggggagggggaaggaaaaaatgaaaatttagccccccccaaaaaaaagcaacaataggtgctgggggggatggggaggaaagagGCGCCCTCCCTCCCGGCCGAGCCTCACTCTCCAGCCGTACCtacctggggaaggggctggggggctgctccgGGGGGGCTCGGCGCCGAGCAAAGGTGGGGGAGTggggccggggcgggagggggggggcggctcgggggggggggggggggggggcggaaaaagacaaaatggcTCCTAGAGGCTGCGGTGCAGGGGGGGGCAGCCCGGCTAAGCAGGGGCCCGGcacccccccgccgcggcgagccccgccgctgcccgcgccTCGCACCTCCGCCCGTggggccgccccggccgccccggccgccgcggcATGGCGGCCCCCGGCCGCGgggagcagctggcaggcaggggggATCGgtaatgatgttttaaaaaattgggggggaggggagaaaaaaaaaaatgaaaaaaatgaaaattcg
The Falco peregrinus isolate bFalPer1 chromosome 6, bFalPer1.pri, whole genome shotgun sequence genome window above contains:
- the LRRC4 gene encoding leucine-rich repeat-containing protein 4, coding for MKLLWQVTVYHHRRRRAWRAALVSYLTVHAWILYVAAASPGPQSCPSVCSCSNQFSKVVCTRRGLAEVPPGIPSNTRYLNLMENNIQMIQADTFRHLHHLEVLQLGRNAIRQIEVGAFNGLASLNTLELFDNWLTVIPSGAFEYLSKLRELWLRNNPIESIPSYAFNRVPSLMRLDLGELKKLEYISEGAFEGLYNLKYLNLGMCNIKDMPNLTPLVGLEELEMSGNNFPEIKPGSFHGLKSLKKLWIMNSQINLIERNAFDDLTALVELNLAHNNLSSLPHDLFAPLRYLVELHLHHNPWDCDCDILWLSWWLREYIPTNSTCCGRCHAPLHMRGRFLVEVDQTSFQCSAPFIMDAPMDLNISEGRVAELKCRTPSMSSVRWLLPNGTVLSHASSHPRISVLNDGTLNFSHVLLTDTGVYTCMVTNVAGNSNASAYLNVSTAELNTSNYSFFTTVTVETTEISPEDISPKFTKPVPTTSTGYQPAYTTTTTVLVQTTRTPKQVAVPTADSGDKMQTSLDEVMKTTKIIIGCFVAVTLLAAAMLIVFYKLRKRHQQRSTVTAARTVEIIQVDEDIPPAATATTAAPTGVSGEGAVVLPAIHDHINYNTYKPAHGAHWTENSLGNSLHPPGTTLSEPYIIQTHTKEKVQETQI